The Gloeobacter violaceus PCC 7421 DNA window TTCACGCAAATCTTTCTGTATTTTTTCAACCAGATCTAAAAGTTGTCCTACTTCGCTGCGCTCGTAAAACTCTTTATCTGGTGCATTGCCTCCCTCTGTAAATTTATTCATTTATTGAACGGCTTGAGCAGCACATTGATGGAAGGTATACAAATGCAGCTTCAAAATGATCGCGCTGTTCTCCCTTGAGCACGGAGCCTTGTGTTTGATTGTTCCAAGTGAAATCTTCCAGCCAACCGCATACTGGCAAGGCACTCCACGTGAAATTATCACTCCCGACTCGATGCTGAAGTTCGTGTAGAGTTTTTACGAATTGGCTATTGCCATAGGGTGAGTAATATTTTGCTGCCTCAACAGCAAAGTTATAGAATAGGTCGACTTTTGTTACAGCTACTACCATCCATGTTGGTTTTTGATTGCGCCTAATGGAGGAACGAAGAAGCTCGCAAACTCCCTTTAAATCATGAAGTTCAGAAGATAATTGGAGTTCGCGATATCTCTCAAGGGTGTCTACATTTTGGTCTTCTATTAAAGAAGCTTTGGCGAGCTCATTTCGGATTGAAGCAAAACCGTTTGCGACCACATAGACTACTCCATCTACCTTTGTTTCCTCCAAAAAAAGCTCACTTTCCAACATATAGCGGGTCTCTTTGCCTGGTATCACTCGCAATACCAGTCTCCCTTCCCTGCCTTCCTCAATTTTCGTAGAGGTCATCGGAGGAGAGTAGCCCCTGTCGTAAGCTTTACCAGTCACATAATCCAGAAGGACTGTTTTCCCAACTCCCTTCATGCCCAAAAAGACAATCGTTTTTCTCCCAAAAAGTTCAGAAACTTTTTTGAAAACAGTTTGAATATCTTTGCGACGTTTGTAGAGTTCTGATGCGGTCGGCAAAATCCAATCTGGCACTTCAGATATCCTGGTAAGCGCGCCGCCTGGATCAACGGGAAGACTGGAGGACATATTGCTCACTCTTCAAACTTGAATCGCCGACTGAATCTATTGTCACTTTGGTATGATGCTACTCTAAAAAGCTAATCCTAGATTCACTCCTTACTTTATATTTTGAGAAATGTCTTCTCGACTCTTGTTTGCGATGCGTGAAGGCATTCTGCCACAGCACAAGTCGCCACTCCCCGGCAAGTGTGGGTAGAGGTAGCAGTAGTCCCAAAACGCAAGCAGACCGGCTGACTTCTAGGCAGCCGGTCTGTACTTCTGTACCAGTACGCTAGAGCCCCAACGCGGGGGTGCCTTCGTCGGGCCGCTCAGCGTCCGCGCTGTGCATGACTCGCGCCACCTGCTGATCGCGCAGGTAGTACTCCTCACCGGTTCTGACAAGCGCGTCAAGCGACACCAGCACATCGTGGCCGCCGCCGAACAAACTGAAGAAGCCACCGGGCTGGGCATCGCCGCCGTAGCGGATCTTCAGCAGCTTCGGCTCACCGGTGGACAGATCACAGTAGACCTCTTCGATGGTGCCGAACTGTTCGTTGTTACCCGGTTCGTACAGGCGGTGACCCTTGAGGTCCGTGATCTTGCCCTGGTGCGCATCGACGGTGTTGCTGGTCACCCGGCGCCCGCCGTAGTCGCCCACGTTGCCGGCGAAATTGCCGCCCGGCAGACCGGTACCGCCGCCAATCGCTTCTTTGATGCCCGTACCCGGACCCTCGGCGTAGCCGTAGGGAGGAGCAAGGATGCCTTCGAGAAAGGCTTGGCCGTCGCCGGGGACGAGGCGACCCTGCATTTTCGTCTCGTCTTTGGGCATGTCCAGAAAGAAGCGACCGTCGCTGCGGGCGGTGAGTTTGCCTACGGGCACCAGAAATTCTTTGCTGCCCAATCCCAGGAAGCCGCCGCCGAGGTTGGCTTCAATGTAGATGTCGTTGGCATCGTTGACGTTGACGAAGACCTTGTCGACGCTGCCGAGCTTCTCGTCGTCGGCGTTGATCAGGCTTTGATTATCAAAACGCTCGGCGATGGCCGAATCGCCGTATGTACTATCATCGGCTCTGATGAAAAGCATTACTTGTCCCCTTGATTTTCGGAGTCACGCTGTCGAACGCGAATCGATGGATATCGGCGCCGACTTGACTTGAGAATAGCTTGGGAAATTCTCTTTGAGCTTCCCTCCCAGGGCAGACTTCGGGAGTTGTTAGACTGGAGCCCGAAAAGCTTCTGTGGGGGTCATTTGGTTGGGACTGCCGCAAAACCGGGCCGAATCTCGACGTTCTGGTACATCGCCCGCACCGTACTCGGTCTGTTGTTCAGCCGGCCGCTGGTCGGCGTGCGCGCCATTCCCCGTTTGCCCGACGGGCGGTTGGTGCTGGTCAAGCAGCACCGGGGCGGTTGGGTTCTGCCCGGGGGACTGATCGACACCAACGAAAAAGTGCAGACGGCGCTTGTGCGCGAGGTGCTCGAAGAGTGCGGCCTTCGGGTACGCGGCTTTGGACGTCTCACGGGGGTCTACTCGGACCCGAAGCGCGACCCGCGCTTTCATAGTCTGTGTATCGTCATGGAAGTGTTCGTTGAAGGTGAGATGCGTCCTCGCGACGTGATGGAAATCGAAAGGGCGGCAGCTTTTGCCCTCGAAGCGCTGCCCGAAGGGTTGACCGGCGATTGCCGCGAGCAAATCGAACATTATCTGGCCGGTGCCGTCGTGGTGGATTGAATTGCCGATGTTTCGCCTCTTTTTGACCACCGCCGCCGTGCTTGCGGGTCTGGCGGTCGCCCTCGGAGCCTTTGGCACCCACGCCCTGCGCGATCGGCTCGATGCGCGGGCCATCGAAATTTTCGAGACCGCCGCGCGTTACCAGATCCTCCACGCCCTGGCGCTGGCGTTGGTGGCGGTGCTGGTGAACCGCTTCGACCCACCCCCGGCGCTGTTGGTCGCAAGCGGTGCGGCTTTCATTGCCGGGATCTTGATATTCTCCGGCAGCTTGTATGCTTTGAGCTGGAGCGGCATCCGCGTTTTGGGGGCGGTCACCCCCTTCGGCGGCGGCGCGTTGATCGTAGGCTGGATCTGCCTGGCCCTATTCAGCGCCAACTTAAAGTGACCGTGCGCTGCTGACCACCCGACACCGGAACCTACCCACTATGTGCCGCCTACTTGCCTACCAGGGAGCACCCGTCGCCCTCGCCGATCTGATCGAAAAACCCGAACATTCGCTTTGCGTGCAGAGCTACCAGCCCAAGGAAATGACCTCCGGCCTGCTCAACGCCGACGGTTTTGGTTTCGGCTGGTACGACCCGGCGCGCGACAGTCGGCCGTTTCGTTTTCGCAGCACCCAGCCCATCTGGGCCGACGCCAACCTGGGATCGCTCGGCCGCTACGTCCACTCGAGCTGTGTGCTCGCCAACGTCAGAAGCGCCACCCCCGGCCTGGCCGTCGACTTGAGCAACTGCCAGCCCTTCGCCTTCGAGCGCATCCTGGGCCTGCACAACGGATTCATTCAGAACTTTCGCCAGACCCTTTACCGCCCCATCCGCGACAGCCTGGACGATCCATTCTACAAAGCGATCGACGGCAGCACCGACTCCGAACATGTCTTTGCCTTTGTGCTCAACACCTGGGAGCGTCAAGGCGGCACCCTCGAAGACGCCCTTACCGAATCGATCCGCACCCTGGCTGTTTGGGCCGCCAAAGAGTCCGTGTCGGTATCTTTGAATTTGATCTTCGCCGATGGCGAGCGGCTGGTAGCTTCGCGTTACGCCAATCGCCCGGAGGCACCCACGTTGTACTGGCTGGCAGACGACCCTACTTTCCCGGAAGCGACGATCATTGCTTCCGAACCGCTGTTTGCCTCTAGAGGGTGGCAGTGCGTACCGCCTGGAAGCGTTCTCACAGTTGATGCTGAGTCGAAGATAAGTGTGCAGCCTATCGAGATGTCATAGAATTCCTAAATAAGCGGCAGCAGGACGAGCCGCTTGAAGGTATATCCAAATGCAAAAGTGTTTAATTGTCCAGGTTTTGGGCAACAGCGATATACAAATTGACAGCAACAATGCAAGAGATAGGCTCGGAAATTGCTACTCGAACGAAGAGATAAACGAAGCGGCGCAAAAATGCAAGACTAAGTACGCGGAAGGCCGCCATGCCGTAAATTTTCGATTTCTGAGCGAATTGCACAGGCAACTGACAGGAGAGGCAGAGTATACGTTCTGCGTTCTTCTGACCGATCAGACACAGTGGTTAAATTGCAACAGACAAGCGCCGGAAGACTGGCAGCGTATTGCGATCTCAGATGGTCACTGGTGGCGTGAACTACTGCTGGAATGGTGCCATCGAGAAGGGCTTATTTGTCAGCCCGTAGAAGTAACTGTGAAACCCGAAATTAGTCATGGCGTAGCAGATTGGGAGGCTATGGCGGAGCTGGTACATGGCGTTTTGAAAACACATATTCAGTATAAAAATGAGACAGCTACGTTTGCCGCCTTCGGATCGATCTTCGATAAGATTCTTATTCAGCACAGCAGTGGTACCGCCGCGTTAAGCAGTGCTCTGTACCTGTGGGGCATTGAGCAGCGCCTTACAAATCAGAATGTTGAATTTATCTATCTTGCCCAGGAAGAAGGCGGTAGTAAGAGCACTGCTCACAGTGGTTCGCACTGGCAGCGGCGCTTGAAAGCTCCTCAAGTCTCGCAGCTGATAGACATTCAGGACTTCGGCGGTGCCCTGGGTGTCAATATAGAAAGAGATGACTCCTGAAAAAGAACAACCACCACAGCAGTCCTACTCATGCCTATGCCATCCTCAGATTCTCCGACCGCCAACGGCTTTGGCAAGACCGATACCGAAGTCCGGCCTCAACCCGAACGCAGACACTTCAGCGCCGAATACAAACTGAAGATCCTCGAAGAAACCGACAAAGCCTCCCAGCCTGGGCAGATGGGCAGCATCCGCCGCCGCGAAGGGCTCTATTCTTCTCTGATAGCCGAATGGCGCAAGCAGCGCAAACAGGCCACCCTCCAGGCCCTCAAAGACCAGCCTGCCGGTCCCAAGTCCTCGGCCGACACCGGGCTCAAAGCCGAGAACGCCCGACTCCAAAAGCACGTCCAGCAATTGCACAACCAACTCAAGCGAGCCGAGTTGCTCCTGGAGATCCAAAAAAAAGCGTCCGAGCTGCTGGGTCTCGACCTGAGCCAGACCCCCAGCAGCGACGCACCTGGAACCCGCTGAACGCCGTCGCCAAGCAACTGGTAGACCAGTATCACCCCCAGGCGGTTGCCGAGGCCCTTGACCTCAACCGCGCCTCGGTCTACCGTTTCGCCAAGCCTGCCGATAAGCCAAAGCCGAAAAAGCCCCACCCAGCTCCCCCACGGTCTTTGCAGGCACAGGAGAAACAACAGGTGCTTTCTGTGCTGCGTTCAGAGCGGTTTGTGGACCAGAGCCCCCGGCAGATCTACGCCACGCTGCTCGACGAGGGCACTTATCTATGTTCCTATCGCACTATGTATCGCCTATTAGCTGAAGC harbors:
- a CDS encoding PRC-barrel domain-containing protein, yielding MLFIRADDSTYGDSAIAERFDNQSLINADDEKLGSVDKVFVNVNDANDIYIEANLGGGFLGLGSKEFLVPVGKLTARSDGRFFLDMPKDETKMQGRLVPGDGQAFLEGILAPPYGYAEGPGTGIKEAIGGGTGLPGGNFAGNVGDYGGRRVTSNTVDAHQGKITDLKGHRLYEPGNNEQFGTIEEVYCDLSTGEPKLLKIRYGGDAQPGGFFSLFGGGHDVLVSLDALVRTGEEYYLRDQQVARVMHSADAERPDEGTPALGL
- a CDS encoding NUDIX domain-containing protein, with translation MVGTAAKPGRISTFWYIARTVLGLLFSRPLVGVRAIPRLPDGRLVLVKQHRGGWVLPGGLIDTNEKVQTALVREVLEECGLRVRGFGRLTGVYSDPKRDPRFHSLCIVMEVFVEGEMRPRDVMEIERAAAFALEALPEGLTGDCREQIEHYLAGAVVVD
- a CDS encoding DUF423 domain-containing protein codes for the protein MFRLFLTTAAVLAGLAVALGAFGTHALRDRLDARAIEIFETAARYQILHALALALVAVLVNRFDPPPALLVASGAAFIAGILIFSGSLYALSWSGIRVLGAVTPFGGGALIVGWICLALFSANLK
- the egtC gene encoding ergothioneine biosynthesis protein EgtC; translated protein: MCRLLAYQGAPVALADLIEKPEHSLCVQSYQPKEMTSGLLNADGFGFGWYDPARDSRPFRFRSTQPIWADANLGSLGRYVHSSCVLANVRSATPGLAVDLSNCQPFAFERILGLHNGFIQNFRQTLYRPIRDSLDDPFYKAIDGSTDSEHVFAFVLNTWERQGGTLEDALTESIRTLAVWAAKESVSVSLNLIFADGERLVASRYANRPEAPTLYWLADDPTFPEATIIASEPLFASRGWQCVPPGSVLTVDAESKISVQPIEMS